The following coding sequences lie in one Helicoverpa zea isolate HzStark_Cry1AcR chromosome 2, ilHelZeax1.1, whole genome shotgun sequence genomic window:
- the LOC124640900 gene encoding U-scoloptoxin(19)-Sm1a gives MCYKNIVIVLCFIGIVKAYDDFKIIDSIQQEEPCTSRGGLCTIAADCPKDHLVEERGLCPSQRSRGVECCYGLSVKETRCEKRGGMCLPGKKPCGDVVLFKEATDCPKDTKCCILVH, from the exons ATGTGTTACAAGAATATTGTCATCGTCTTGTGTTTTATAGGAATTGTTAAGGCTTATGATGACT TTAAAATAATAGATTCGATTCAGCAAGAAGAACCATGCACATCGCGCGGAGGCCTTTGCACCATAGCAGCTGACTGCCCCAAAGATCATCTGGTGGAAGAGAGGGGATTATGTCCATCTCAGCGAAGTAGAGGAGTCGAATGCTGTTATGGAT TGTCAGTGAAAGAGACGAGATGTGAGAAACGAGGTGGTATGTGCTTGCCCGGAAAGAAACCGTGCGGTGACGTCGTCCTGTTCAAGGAAGCTACTGATTGTCCCAAAGATACCAAATGTTGTATATTAGTTCATTAG